A region of Selenomonadales bacterium 4137-cl DNA encodes the following proteins:
- a CDS encoding pseudaminic acid biosynthesis-associated methylase — protein MYKTEQEKFWAGQFGDEYVERNRGGDIIASNTAMFARIMARTNGVKSLIEFGANIGLNLIAIRQLYPDIELSAIEINERAVARLTALEYIKTYPMSILDFAGDYQRDFALIKGVLIHLNPDVLPQVYDLLYRTSKRYICLAEYYNPAPVEISYRGHSGKLFKRDFAGEMLERFADLKLIDYGFVYHRDPNFPQDDLTWFLLEKK, from the coding sequence ATGTACAAAACCGAGCAGGAAAAATTCTGGGCCGGGCAATTCGGCGACGAATACGTCGAGCGCAACCGGGGCGGAGATATAATCGCCAGCAACACCGCCATGTTTGCGCGGATCATGGCGCGAACGAACGGCGTAAAATCCCTCATCGAATTCGGCGCCAACATTGGCCTCAATCTTATCGCCATCCGCCAGCTTTATCCGGACATCGAGCTTTCCGCCATCGAAATCAACGAAAGAGCGGTTGCCCGGCTGACAGCCCTCGAATACATCAAGACCTACCCCATGTCCATCCTCGACTTCGCCGGCGACTACCAGCGCGACTTTGCCCTTATCAAAGGCGTCCTCATCCACCTCAACCCCGACGTCCTTCCCCAGGTCTACGATCTCCTCTACCGGACAAGCAAGCGCTACATCTGCCTGGCGGAATACTACAACCCGGCCCCGGTCGAAATCTCCTACCGCGGCCATAGCGGCAAACTGTTCAAACGCGACTTCGCCGGCGAAATGCTTGAGCGGTTCGCCGACCTGAAGCTTATCGACTACGGCTTCGTCTACCACCGGGACCCGAACTTTCCCCAGGACGACCTCACCTGGTTCCTGCTGGAAAAAAAGTAA
- a CDS encoding imidazole glycerol phosphate synthase cyclase subunit, protein MLKTRIIPTLLWKDVGLVKGVAFDSWRRIGTVMPAVKVYNTRQVDELMLLDITATEQQREPDYDTINEIAAECFVPLTVGGGIRTIDHIKDLLRAGADKVCINSAAFDTPELIAEAAGKFGTQCVVVSLDVAKNPAGEYECVSLSGKRFTGRPPEEWARRMEELGAGEILLTSVERDGTMQGYDIPLIKQVAGLVSIPVIASGGAGNYHHMYEAIAHGNASAVAAASIFHFTEQTPLEAKQYLGSKGVPVRNINLRQPA, encoded by the coding sequence ATGCTGAAAACACGCATTATTCCCACCCTCCTGTGGAAAGACGTCGGCTTGGTCAAAGGCGTCGCCTTCGACAGCTGGCGGCGCATCGGCACCGTCATGCCGGCGGTCAAAGTATACAACACCCGCCAGGTCGACGAACTGATGCTGCTCGACATAACGGCGACCGAACAACAGCGCGAGCCGGACTACGACACCATCAACGAAATCGCCGCCGAATGCTTCGTGCCGCTCACCGTGGGCGGCGGGATCCGCACCATCGATCACATCAAAGATCTCCTGCGGGCCGGCGCCGACAAAGTCTGCATCAACAGCGCCGCCTTCGACACCCCGGAACTGATCGCCGAAGCGGCCGGCAAATTCGGCACCCAATGCGTGGTCGTCAGCCTCGATGTCGCCAAAAACCCTGCCGGCGAATACGAATGCGTCAGCCTGTCGGGCAAACGCTTCACCGGCCGTCCGCCAGAGGAATGGGCCCGCCGGATGGAAGAACTGGGCGCAGGGGAAATACTGCTCACCTCCGTCGAACGCGACGGAACCATGCAGGGATACGACATCCCGCTTATCAAACAAGTCGCCGGCCTCGTAAGCATACCCGTCATAGCGTCGGGGGGGGCCGGCAACTACCACCACATGTACGAAGCCATCGCCCACGGCAACGCCTCGGCCGTCGCGGCGGCCAGCATCTTCCACTTCACCGAGCAGACACCCCTCGAAGCCAAACAATACCTGGGCTCAAAAGGAGTGCCGGTGCGCAACATCAACCTGAGGCAGCCCGCCTGA
- a CDS encoding flagellar protein FlaG: protein MEVNKINPAVLPDQGMSGAAVDAKVFKGNPDAQQKMPAKQSSPQEDPTPEEMENVTDAMNKFMESLNADLQFAIHEKTNRMMVRVVDVKTHKVLKEFPPHELLDTLAAISEYVGALLDKKV from the coding sequence ATGGAAGTGAATAAAATCAATCCGGCCGTTTTGCCGGACCAGGGAATGTCCGGCGCCGCTGTTGATGCCAAGGTATTCAAGGGAAACCCCGACGCCCAGCAGAAAATGCCCGCAAAACAGTCATCACCCCAGGAGGACCCGACCCCGGAGGAGATGGAAAACGTCACAGACGCCATGAACAAATTCATGGAGTCGCTCAACGCCGACCTGCAGTTCGCGATTCACGAAAAAACCAACCGCATGATGGTCAGGGTGGTCGACGTCAAAACCCATAAAGTGCTCAAGGAATTTCCGCCGCACGAACTGCTCGACACCCTGGCTGCCATCAGCGAATACGTGGGAGCGCTCCTCGACAAAAAAGTCTGA
- the fliD gene encoding flagellar filament capping protein FliD, whose translation MVMRTYGLSGSGMDIDSLVKDLMKARRARYDKVQQQRTQLEWKKEDYNSIYTLAQNFRNTDLANFRKQSNLSPKLVSSTNDAVVSATANGAAANIEHSIVVSQLAGGVKMTSSDGITPTGNYKGSLTAQFGIAAGTTLDFTINGKNIKVNVTDTTTLNNVASSINQADAGVKASYDATLDRFFLYTDKTGAAATINFNGTTDGGMDFLFNTLKLGGYSPGLNTIGEVSRNTVDAADYGTKTLQELYGISGDFQLSMTDNGVADTIDIAASDTLSVALDKINAKLGAGAATYDAGTGRITVKAVDPDHAYTLDGADATGKAFLQDNLGLVSMVQNGHDAVFNLDGVDLTQAANTFTVSGVTYNLKSVSLTNPDTGSPIATSVNVKADIEKTIDAVQSFVDIYNSFISVINKEVNEDRYRDYMPLTSEQKEAMSDSEAAAWEKKARSGILRNDSILSSALTTMRRNISTPISGLSGKYTSASSIGVRTGSYIDDDGNLTSEYGNGGKLYVDEDDLRAALEEDPDVVYKIFGNTESTTGVAGRLYDQFDEALKQLRTEAGYPNTTDTTSFLAKRLQNYDKQLVSMNDQLTMMENRYYRQFDAMEAALAQLNKQSSWLSQQFS comes from the coding sequence ATGGTCATGCGCACATACGGTCTGAGCGGTTCGGGAATGGATATCGATTCGCTCGTCAAAGACCTGATGAAAGCCCGCAGAGCGCGGTACGACAAAGTTCAGCAGCAGAGAACCCAGTTGGAGTGGAAAAAAGAAGACTATAACTCCATCTACACCCTCGCGCAGAATTTCCGCAACACCGACCTCGCCAACTTCCGCAAGCAGAGCAACCTGTCCCCGAAGCTGGTATCGTCCACCAACGACGCGGTCGTGAGCGCCACCGCCAACGGGGCGGCGGCCAACATCGAGCACTCCATCGTCGTCAGCCAACTGGCCGGCGGCGTCAAAATGACCAGCAGCGACGGCATCACCCCCACAGGCAACTACAAAGGCTCGCTGACCGCCCAGTTTGGTATCGCCGCCGGCACCACCCTCGACTTCACCATCAACGGCAAAAACATCAAAGTCAACGTCACCGATACCACCACCCTCAACAACGTCGCCAGCAGCATCAACCAGGCGGACGCCGGCGTAAAAGCCAGCTATGACGCCACCCTTGACAGATTCTTCCTTTACACCGACAAAACAGGCGCCGCCGCCACAATCAACTTCAACGGCACCACCGACGGGGGAATGGACTTCCTGTTCAACACCCTCAAACTCGGCGGTTACTCACCCGGTCTGAACACCATCGGCGAGGTCAGCCGCAACACCGTGGACGCCGCCGACTACGGCACCAAAACCCTCCAGGAACTGTACGGCATCAGCGGCGACTTCCAGCTAAGCATGACCGACAACGGCGTCGCCGACACCATCGACATCGCCGCCAGCGACACCCTCAGCGTCGCCCTCGACAAAATCAACGCCAAACTGGGCGCAGGCGCCGCCACCTACGACGCCGGCACTGGCCGGATCACCGTCAAAGCCGTCGATCCCGACCACGCCTACACCCTCGACGGGGCGGACGCCACCGGCAAAGCCTTCCTCCAGGACAACCTCGGGCTTGTCTCCATGGTCCAGAACGGCCACGACGCCGTCTTCAACCTTGACGGCGTGGATCTCACCCAGGCCGCGAACACCTTCACCGTCTCCGGCGTCACGTACAACCTCAAATCGGTCAGCCTGACAAATCCCGACACCGGCTCCCCTATAGCGACCTCGGTCAACGTCAAGGCGGACATCGAAAAGACCATCGACGCGGTCCAGTCGTTCGTGGACATATACAACAGCTTCATCTCCGTCATCAACAAAGAAGTCAACGAAGACCGCTACCGCGACTACATGCCCCTCACCAGCGAGCAGAAAGAAGCCATGAGCGACAGCGAAGCCGCCGCCTGGGAAAAGAAAGCGCGAAGCGGCATACTGCGCAACGACTCCATTCTCTCGTCCGCCCTCACGACAATGCGACGCAATATTTCCACCCCCATCAGCGGGCTGAGCGGGAAATACACCTCCGCTTCGAGCATCGGCGTCAGGACCGGCTCCTATATCGACGACGACGGCAACCTCACATCGGAATACGGCAACGGCGGGAAACTGTACGTCGACGAAGACGACCTGCGGGCCGCCCTTGAGGAAGATCCCGACGTCGTATACAAAATCTTCGGCAACACCGAAAGCACAACCGGCGTCGCCGGCCGCCTCTACGACCAGTTCGACGAGGCGCTGAAGCAACTGCGCACCGAAGCCGGCTATCCCAACACCACCGATACGACCAGCTTTTTGGCCAAGCGCCTGCAAAACTACGACAAGCAGCTAGTCTCCATGAACGACCAGCTGACAATGATGGAAAACCGCTATTACCGGCAATTCGACGCCATGGAAGCGGCGCTCGCGCAGCTCAACAAGCAAAGCTCGTGGCTGAGCCAGCAATTCAGCTGA
- a CDS encoding N-acetyl sugar amidotransferase encodes MRYCNKCVMPDTKPDLKFNDQGVCSACESFAQRKEVDWDVRKLELQTILDKYRSKDGTNWDCIVPVSGGKDSHYQVIRMLQLGMNPLCVTATTCHLSDIGRRNIENLKALGVDYVEFTTNPVVRKKLNRIGLTQVGDISWPEHCGIFTIPVRAAVQYNIPLIIWGENSQNEYGGPAAAAENNILTRRWLEEFGGLLGLRVSDLIGLDGIEKRHLIPFTYPSDEELQRVGVTGIFLGHYLPWDGYANALISQASGFATLQTTVEGSVVNYENLDNYQTGIHDYFKYLKFGFGRATDIACLHLRRGRITRQDAIEMVRRHDGKFPWTYLGKPLEEILAPLDLSLDEFIKICDRFTNKKIFLTDAKGNLVKDRHMNLAKKHHPE; translated from the coding sequence ATGCGCTACTGTAACAAATGCGTTATGCCCGATACCAAGCCGGACCTCAAATTTAACGACCAGGGCGTCTGCAGCGCCTGCGAAAGCTTCGCCCAGCGTAAGGAAGTCGACTGGGACGTCCGAAAACTCGAACTGCAGACAATCCTGGACAAATACCGCTCCAAGGACGGGACGAACTGGGACTGCATCGTTCCGGTCAGCGGCGGCAAAGACAGCCACTACCAGGTAATCCGCATGCTGCAGCTGGGCATGAACCCGCTGTGCGTCACTGCCACCACCTGCCACCTCTCCGACATCGGCCGGCGCAACATCGAAAACCTCAAGGCCCTGGGCGTCGACTACGTCGAATTCACCACCAACCCCGTCGTCCGGAAGAAACTCAACCGCATCGGCCTCACCCAGGTGGGCGACATTTCCTGGCCCGAGCACTGCGGCATTTTCACCATCCCTGTGCGCGCAGCCGTCCAGTATAACATCCCCCTCATCATTTGGGGGGAAAACTCCCAGAACGAATACGGCGGCCCGGCGGCGGCGGCGGAAAACAACATTCTCACCCGGCGCTGGCTGGAGGAGTTCGGGGGGCTGCTGGGGCTAAGGGTATCGGACCTCATCGGCCTCGACGGCATCGAAAAAAGACATCTCATCCCCTTCACCTATCCCTCGGACGAAGAACTGCAGCGGGTCGGAGTCACCGGGATCTTCCTCGGCCACTACCTGCCGTGGGACGGCTACGCCAACGCGCTCATCTCGCAGGCGAGCGGCTTCGCCACCCTCCAGACCACCGTAGAAGGCTCGGTCGTCAACTACGAAAATCTGGACAACTACCAAACCGGCATTCACGACTACTTCAAATATCTTAAATTCGGCTTCGGCCGGGCGACCGACATCGCCTGTCTCCACCTGCGCCGCGGGCGGATCACCCGCCAGGACGCCATCGAAATGGTCCGCCGCCATGACGGCAAATTCCCCTGGACGTACCTCGGCAAGCCGCTGGAGGAAATCCTGGCGCCGCTGGATCTTTCCCTCGACGAATTCATAAAAATCTGCGACCGGTTCACCAACAAAAAGATATTTCTTACTGACGCCAAAGGCAACCTCGTCAAAGACCGGCACATGAACCTCGCCAAAAAGCATCATCCCGAGTAA
- a CDS encoding basic amino acid ABC transporter substrate-binding protein: protein MSKKTIAIALTVALAFSLLLAGCGGKTPQQAKVLKIGTDAAFAPFEFQDEKSKEYIGFDIDLIKAIGKQMGYEVKVQGMGFDGLIPALEAGQIDAAVSGMTITEERGKKVNFSKPYYTSGLSIVVKQDNAAIKEFKDLEGKRLAVQIGTTGANFAKKVKDAKVREFNTAPEAFLELKAGGVDAVINDLPVNEYYIAKTGSKDAKIVGKPLNSENYGIATAKKNTELAQKIDKALEDLKKSGEYDKIYEKWFGRKPVK, encoded by the coding sequence ATGTCCAAGAAAACCATCGCCATCGCGCTCACCGTAGCGCTCGCCTTCTCCTTGCTCCTCGCCGGCTGCGGCGGTAAGACCCCCCAGCAGGCCAAAGTCCTCAAAATTGGCACCGACGCCGCCTTCGCCCCCTTCGAATTCCAGGACGAAAAAAGCAAGGAATACATCGGCTTCGACATCGACCTCATCAAAGCCATCGGCAAACAAATGGGCTACGAAGTCAAAGTGCAAGGCATGGGCTTTGACGGCCTTATACCCGCCCTCGAAGCCGGCCAGATCGACGCCGCCGTCTCCGGCATGACCATCACCGAAGAGCGCGGGAAAAAGGTCAACTTCTCCAAACCCTACTACACCTCCGGCCTGTCCATCGTCGTCAAGCAGGACAATGCCGCCATCAAAGAATTCAAAGACCTTGAAGGCAAGCGCCTCGCCGTCCAGATCGGCACCACCGGCGCCAACTTCGCCAAAAAAGTCAAGGACGCCAAAGTCCGCGAATTCAACACCGCCCCCGAGGCCTTCCTCGAACTCAAAGCCGGCGGCGTCGACGCCGTCATCAACGACCTGCCTGTCAACGAATACTACATCGCCAAAACTGGCAGCAAAGACGCCAAAATTGTCGGCAAGCCCCTCAATTCGGAAAACTACGGCATCGCCACCGCCAAGAAAAACACCGAACTGGCCCAGAAAATCGACAAAGCTCTCGAAGACCTCAAAAAAAGCGGCGAATACGACAAGATCTACGAAAAATGGTTCGGCAGAAAACCGGTCAAATAA
- a CDS encoding zinc-ribbon domain containing protein yields MAFEDKTLKCKDCGGDFIFTAGEQEFYAEKGFENEPARCRECRDARRRSRDGGEARAPREMHETVCAECGIVTQVPFKPRNDRPIYCRECFNAKKQI; encoded by the coding sequence ATGGCTTTCGAGGACAAGACCTTAAAGTGCAAAGACTGCGGAGGAGACTTCATCTTTACGGCCGGAGAGCAGGAGTTCTATGCCGAGAAAGGCTTCGAGAACGAACCTGCCCGCTGCCGGGAATGCCGCGATGCGCGCAGGCGCAGCCGGGATGGCGGCGAAGCCAGAGCCCCGCGGGAAATGCACGAAACTGTCTGTGCCGAGTGCGGCATCGTCACCCAGGTGCCCTTCAAACCGCGCAACGACCGCCCCATATACTGCCGCGAGTGCTTCAACGCCAAAAAACAAATCTGA
- the pseH gene encoding UDP-4-amino-4,6-dideoxy-N-acetyl-beta-L-altrosamine N-acetyltransferase: MLRYEDCTLRPIAESDLDIMLAWRNLPAIRHNMFNDHTITPEEHRAWFERAQNSRLSRHLLFLHRDRPLGAVNIRGIDRVNGRCIWGFYIGDPDAPRGSGTAMACLALDHIFGDLGMRKICSEAFAFNDASVNYHRKLGFREEGRLRAHQIKQGKYEDIIIFGLFRPEWEETRPRLLETLREVSRNG, translated from the coding sequence ATGCTGCGCTATGAAGACTGCACGCTCCGCCCCATCGCGGAAAGCGACCTCGACATCATGCTCGCCTGGCGCAACTTGCCCGCCATCAGGCACAACATGTTCAACGACCACACCATAACCCCCGAGGAGCACCGCGCCTGGTTCGAACGGGCCCAAAACTCCCGGCTCAGCCGCCATCTGCTCTTCCTGCACCGCGACCGGCCGCTCGGCGCCGTAAACATCAGAGGCATCGACCGCGTCAACGGCCGCTGCATCTGGGGCTTCTACATCGGCGACCCCGACGCGCCGCGCGGCAGCGGCACCGCCATGGCCTGCCTGGCGCTCGACCACATCTTCGGCGACCTCGGCATGCGCAAAATCTGCAGCGAAGCCTTCGCCTTCAACGACGCCAGCGTCAACTACCACCGTAAACTCGGCTTCCGCGAGGAAGGCCGGCTCAGGGCCCATCAGATAAAACAAGGCAAATACGAAGACATCATCATCTTCGGCCTCTTCCGGCCCGAATGGGAGGAAACGCGTCCCAGACTGCTCGAAACTCTGCGGGAGGTGAGTCGCAATGGCTGA
- the pseI gene encoding pseudaminic acid synthase, producing MAEFLIGDRAIGAGSPPFVIAEMSGNHNQSLERALAIVDAAARAGAHALKIQTYTPDTMTLDLDRGEFHIGDANSLWQGKSLYKLYQEAHTPWEWHRPILDRCREHGLLGFSTPFDETAVDFLETLDVPCYKVASFENTDLPLIRKIAATGKPVIISTGMATAAELDETVRHARAAGCRDIVLLKCTSTYPATPENSNLLTIPHMRQLFACEVGLSDHTMGVGTAVAAVALGATVIEKHFTLARADGGVDSAFSLEPAEFSALVAETERAWQALGAVRYGPSDREKASLQYRRSLYVARDMKAGDTFTAGNLRAIRPGNGLAPKYYNLLLGKKVIHDVNAGTPVSFDLVMEMEDK from the coding sequence ATGGCTGAATTCTTGATCGGCGACCGCGCCATCGGCGCCGGCAGCCCCCCGTTCGTCATCGCCGAAATGTCCGGCAACCACAACCAATCCCTTGAGCGCGCCCTCGCCATCGTCGACGCCGCCGCCCGGGCGGGCGCCCACGCCCTCAAAATCCAGACCTACACCCCCGACACCATGACCCTCGATCTCGACCGGGGCGAATTCCACATCGGCGACGCCAACAGCCTCTGGCAGGGCAAATCGCTCTATAAACTCTACCAGGAAGCCCACACCCCCTGGGAATGGCACCGGCCCATCCTCGACCGCTGCCGCGAACACGGCCTGCTCGGCTTCAGCACCCCCTTCGACGAAACCGCCGTCGACTTCCTCGAAACCCTCGACGTTCCCTGCTATAAAGTCGCCTCCTTCGAAAACACCGACCTGCCGCTGATCCGCAAAATCGCCGCCACCGGCAAACCGGTCATAATCTCGACCGGCATGGCCACCGCCGCCGAACTCGACGAAACCGTCCGCCACGCGCGGGCCGCCGGCTGCCGCGACATCGTCCTTCTCAAATGCACCAGCACCTACCCCGCGACCCCCGAAAACTCCAACCTGCTCACCATCCCCCACATGCGCCAGCTGTTCGCCTGCGAGGTAGGCCTGTCCGACCACACCATGGGGGTGGGAACGGCGGTAGCCGCCGTCGCCCTCGGGGCGACCGTAATCGAAAAACACTTCACCCTCGCGCGCGCCGACGGCGGCGTCGACAGCGCCTTCTCGCTCGAACCAGCCGAATTCTCCGCCCTCGTCGCCGAAACCGAGCGGGCCTGGCAGGCCCTCGGCGCCGTCCGCTACGGGCCGTCCGACAGGGAAAAGGCGTCGTTGCAGTACCGCCGGTCGCTCTACGTCGCCCGCGACATGAAAGCCGGCGACACCTTCACAGCCGGCAACCTGCGGGCGATCAGGCCTGGCAACGGGCTGGCGCCCAAATACTACAACCTGCTCCTCGGGAAAAAAGTCATCCACGACGTAAACGCGGGAACCCCCGTCAGCTTCGATTTGGTCATGGAAATGGAAGACAAATAG
- a CDS encoding amino acid ABC transporter permease, producing MNFDVELIVRSFPLLLAGAAVTIQITALSVGFGLLIGMFVGIARLSKILPVRVAAAVYVDFIRGTPLLVQIFLIYFALPIVLGTRIDPFVAAITACSINSGAYVAEIFRAGIQSIDKGQMEAGRSLGMTWPQTMRHIILPQAFKRVIPPLGNEFIAMLKDSSLVSVIGFEELTRRGQLIIARTYGSFEIWLTVAFIYLLMTLTISRLVAYLERRYKIDDKH from the coding sequence ATGAACTTCGATGTCGAACTGATCGTCCGCTCCTTCCCGCTCCTGCTTGCCGGCGCCGCCGTCACCATCCAGATCACCGCCCTCAGCGTCGGCTTCGGCCTTCTCATCGGCATGTTCGTCGGCATCGCCCGCCTCTCCAAAATCCTGCCCGTAAGGGTCGCCGCCGCCGTCTACGTCGACTTCATCCGCGGCACCCCGCTCCTCGTCCAGATATTCCTCATCTACTTCGCCCTGCCCATCGTCCTGGGAACACGCATCGACCCCTTCGTCGCCGCCATCACCGCCTGCAGCATCAACAGCGGCGCCTATGTCGCCGAAATCTTCCGCGCCGGCATACAATCCATCGACAAAGGCCAGATGGAAGCCGGCCGCTCCCTCGGCATGACCTGGCCGCAGACCATGCGCCACATCATCCTTCCCCAGGCCTTCAAACGCGTCATCCCGCCCCTCGGCAACGAATTCATCGCCATGCTCAAAGACTCCTCGCTCGTCTCCGTCATCGGCTTCGAAGAACTAACCCGGCGCGGCCAGCTCATCATCGCCCGCACCTACGGCTCCTTCGAAATCTGGCTCACCGTCGCCTTCATCTACCTCCTCATGACCCTCACCATCTCCCGGCTCGTCGCCTACCTTGAGAGGAGGTACAAAATCGATGATAAACATTGA
- the pseG gene encoding UDP-2,4-diacetamido-2,4,6-trideoxy-beta-L-altropyranose hydrolase, with the protein MNIAIRADASTAIGIGHLMRCLTMAEELKEKSCRVLFISRRLPDNAAAAIRAKHRLRLLPDDLSWEEDAELTGDILRRESFRTDRLIVDNYRLDARWETSLRPYSGKIMVIDDLADRPHDCDLLLDQNYYRDAENRYDGLLPGHCRRFFGPRFALLRREFREARKRTAPRDGKIRRLFVFFGGTDPTGETLKTLTALREWCRPDIAADIVVGGDNPRREEIRQACATLPQATFHCQIDNIAALMAHADLAVGTGGTASWERCSLGLPALLVVAAPNQAEVAANLHAAGAGWLLGDSATVAAGDIAAALEKAAADQPAVRQASQQAARLMGEPGFDGMDAILQALMEDDHAAL; encoded by the coding sequence ATGAACATCGCCATTCGCGCCGACGCGTCGACAGCCATCGGCATCGGTCATCTCATGCGGTGTCTCACCATGGCCGAAGAACTGAAAGAAAAAAGCTGCCGGGTACTGTTCATCTCCCGGCGGCTGCCGGACAACGCCGCCGCGGCGATACGGGCCAAACACCGCCTGCGGCTCCTCCCTGACGACCTTTCCTGGGAGGAGGACGCCGAACTGACCGGTGACATCCTCCGCCGCGAAAGCTTCCGGACGGATCGGCTCATCGTCGACAACTACCGCCTCGACGCCCGCTGGGAAACTAGCCTGCGGCCCTATTCCGGGAAAATAATGGTCATCGACGACCTCGCCGACAGACCCCACGACTGCGACCTGCTGCTCGACCAAAACTACTACCGCGACGCCGAAAACCGCTACGACGGCCTGCTGCCGGGCCACTGCCGGCGCTTTTTCGGGCCGCGGTTTGCGCTGTTGCGCCGCGAATTCCGGGAAGCGCGCAAACGAACCGCGCCGCGTGACGGGAAAATACGGCGACTGTTCGTCTTCTTCGGCGGCACCGATCCCACCGGCGAAACCCTCAAAACCCTCACCGCCCTCCGCGAATGGTGCCGGCCGGACATCGCCGCCGACATCGTCGTGGGCGGCGACAACCCGCGCCGCGAAGAAATCCGGCAGGCGTGCGCAACCCTGCCGCAGGCAACCTTTCACTGCCAGATCGACAACATCGCCGCCCTCATGGCCCACGCCGACCTAGCCGTCGGCACCGGCGGCACCGCCAGCTGGGAACGCTGCAGCCTCGGTCTGCCGGCCCTTCTCGTCGTCGCCGCCCCCAACCAGGCGGAAGTCGCCGCCAACCTCCACGCCGCCGGCGCCGGCTGGCTGCTCGGCGACAGCGCGACCGTAGCAGCCGGCGACATCGCCGCCGCGCTGGAAAAAGCCGCCGCCGACCAACCGGCGGTGCGCCAGGCGTCGCAGCAGGCCGCGCGGCTCATGGGCGAGCCCGGCTTTGACGGAATGGACGCCATACTTCAGGCACTCATGGAGGATGATCATGCTGCGCTATGA
- the fliS gene encoding flagellar export chaperone FliS has translation MDASTTASTYRTQQIMTASPEELTMMLYNGAIRFVNESIQSLEAGNLEKSNNANIRAQNIVREFMATLDMRYDIAKNLMALYDYIEYCLIQGNAHKDKSQLEQARSMLQELRDTWAEAMKQVRLAKVVGR, from the coding sequence ATGGATGCTTCCACGACCGCCAGCACCTACAGGACCCAGCAAATAATGACCGCCTCCCCGGAAGAACTTACCATGATGCTGTATAACGGCGCCATCCGCTTTGTCAACGAAAGCATCCAGAGCCTTGAGGCGGGCAATCTGGAGAAATCGAACAACGCCAACATCCGGGCCCAGAATATCGTCCGCGAATTTATGGCCACCCTCGACATGCGGTACGACATCGCCAAAAACCTCATGGCCCTCTACGACTACATCGAATATTGCCTCATCCAGGGCAACGCCCATAAAGACAAATCCCAACTCGAACAGGCCCGGTCGATGCTCCAGGAGCTCCGCGACACCTGGGCCGAAGCAATGAAACAAGTAAGACTGGCAAAGGTGGTCGGTAGATAA
- the hisH gene encoding imidazole glycerol phosphate synthase subunit HisH, with the protein MHVLVIDYGMSNLGSIRRALEECGASVVVSDDPRDIQNASHIVLPGVGAFGDGMRNLNDQGWTEKLRQTVREDGIPLLGICLGMQLLADKGHEGGEHAGLGLVPGEVRRFVATADHERIPHVGWNEIKRTADSPLLDNIGDGTDFYFVHSYHFVAGEQRCVLATTPYCGTFHAVVAKDNVFGVQFHPEKSGPMGFRLLSNFLNFWQVEA; encoded by the coding sequence ATGCATGTGCTAGTGATCGACTACGGAATGAGCAACCTCGGCTCGATAAGGCGGGCCCTCGAAGAATGCGGCGCCTCCGTCGTCGTCTCCGACGACCCCCGCGATATCCAAAATGCCTCCCATATCGTCCTGCCGGGCGTCGGCGCCTTCGGCGACGGCATGCGGAACTTGAACGACCAAGGCTGGACGGAGAAGCTGCGGCAAACGGTCCGCGAAGACGGCATCCCCTTGTTGGGCATTTGCCTCGGAATGCAACTGCTGGCCGACAAGGGCCACGAAGGGGGCGAACACGCCGGACTCGGCCTCGTGCCCGGGGAAGTCCGGCGCTTCGTCGCGACCGCCGATCACGAACGGATACCGCATGTCGGCTGGAACGAAATCAAGCGGACGGCGGACAGCCCGTTGCTCGACAACATCGGCGACGGCACCGACTTCTACTTCGTTCACAGCTACCATTTCGTCGCCGGCGAACAGCGCTGCGTGCTTGCCACCACACCCTACTGCGGCACCTTCCACGCGGTGGTCGCCAAGGACAATGTCTTCGGCGTCCAGTTCCACCCCGAAAAAAGCGGCCCGATGGGGTTCAGGCTGTTGAGCAATTTTCTCAACTTCTGGCAAGTGGAGGCCTAG